One window of the Triticum dicoccoides isolate Atlit2015 ecotype Zavitan chromosome 3B, WEW_v2.0, whole genome shotgun sequence genome contains the following:
- the LOC119278458 gene encoding inactive anthranilate O-methyltransferase 1-like produces MASKQMVHMNQGQGERSYARNSGIQNAQQKRMKLLIERTIIDLCSSSSSLLPDKMVIADLGCSSGPNALALVSVAVEAIHGYCLQLQQPPPELCVFLNDLPDNDFNTVVKSLVTIRRCNGPVVVTGIAPGSFYERLFTSSSVHLVCSSSSLHWLSKAPEVLTKNQIPAYYIDEHARREKLPMVLGAYAQQFRKDFRHFLELRAKELVPGGQMVVSIIGRHSDGFAPFHIWGILAQVLSLMASEGVIDKAKFDSFYVPVYGPSKEDIREVIKEEGSFSIKEFLVHDFLSGLDNTLVTPSWIANQIRAVYEQIVVQHFGDVMDEFVRIAERRWSLDRSLLQEEHAGLAM; encoded by the exons ATGGCCTCCAAGCAGATGGTGCATATGAACCAAGGACAAGGGGAAAGAAGTTACGCTCGCAATTCTGGTATTCAG AATGCTCAGCAGAAGAGGATGAAGCTCCTGATAGAAAGAACAATCATAGActtatgcagcagcagcagcagcttgttACCTGACAAGATGGTGATCGCGGACTTGGGCTGCTCCTCTGGCCCAAACGCGCTGGCACTGGTATCGGTCGCTGTCGAGGCGATCCATGGATACTGTCTTCAGTTGCAGCAGCCACCACCGGAACTGTGTGTGTTCCTCAACGACCTGCCTGACAATGACTTCAACACGGTGGTGAAGAGCCTTGTCACGATCCGTCGATGCAACGGGCCTGTTGTCGTGACGGGTATTGCACCAGGGTCGTTTTACGAGAGACTCTTCACTAGTAGCTCCGTGCATCTTGTGTGCTCGTCCAGTAGCCTGCACTGGCTGTCAAAG GCTCCTGAAGTTCTAACGAAGAACCAGATCCCGGCTTACTACATTGATGAGCATGCTAGGCGTGAGAAGCTCCCTATGGTCCTTGGGGCATATGCACAACAGTTTAGGAAGGACTTCAGACATTTCCTGGAGCTGAGAGCCAAAGAATTAGTCCCGGGAGGACAGATGGTTGTTTCCATTATAGGGAGGCATTCTGATGGCTTCGCCCCCTTCCACATCTGGGGCATTCTTGCTCAAGTTCTAAGCCTTATGGCCTCAGAG GGTGTAATCGACAAGGCGAAGTTTGATTCTTTCTATGTGCCAGTCTATGGGCCTTCGAAGGAAGATATAAGGGAGGTCATCAAAGAAGAGGGGTCCTTTTCGATCAAGGAGTTTCTGGTGCATGACTTTTTAAGCGGCTTGGACAACACGCTCGTCACCCCAAGCTGGATCGCCAACCAGATAAGGGCCGTGTATGAGCAGATAGTGGTGCAGCATTTTGGAGATGTGATGGACGAATTCGTGAGGATCGCGGAGCGGCGCTGGAGCCTGGACAGAAGCTTGCTGCAGGAAGAGCATGCCGGATTAGCTATGTGA